The Thalassophryne amazonica chromosome 13, fThaAma1.1, whole genome shotgun sequence genome window below encodes:
- the LOC117523211 gene encoding keratin, type II cytoskeletal 8-like, translating into MLETKWNLLQGQTTTRSNIDAMFEAYIANLRRQLDSLGNDKMKLEADLHNMQGLVEDFKNKYEDEINKRTECENDFVLIKKDVDEAYMNKVELEAKLEGLTDEINFLRQIYEEELRELQSQIKDTSVIVEMDNSRNLDMDAIVAEVRSQYEDIANRSRGEAETWYKTKYEEMQSSATKYGDDLRATKTEISDLNRMIQRLTSEIDAVKGQRANLEAQIAEAEERGEMAVKDAKGRIKDLEEALQRAKQDMARQIREYQDLMNVKLALDIEIATYRKLLEGEEDRLASGIKAINISTQSSSYGGMPLESMRSTYSSGVSSGFGGYSGGGGYSYSSGSGYSGYGPSTTSQAKRNVVAD; encoded by the coding sequence atgctGGAGACCAAGTGGAACCTGCTGCAGGGTCAGACCACCACCCGCTCCAACATTGACGCCATGTTCGAAGCCTACATTGCTAACCTCCGCAGACAGCTGGACAGCCTGGGCAATGACAAGATGAAGCTGGAGGCCGACCTGCACAACATGCAGGGCCTGGTTGAAGACTTCAAGAACAAGTATGAGGATGAAATCAACAAGCGTACCGAGTGTGAGAATGACTTTGTTCTCATCAAGAAGGATGTCGATGAAGCCTACATGAATAAGGTTGAGCTGGAGGCCAAGCTGGAGGGTCTGACAGATGAGATCAACTTCCTCAGGCAGATCTATGAAGAGGAACTGCGTGAACTCCAGAGCCAGATCAAGGACACATCAGTAATTGTGGAGATGGACAACAGCCGCAACCTGGACATGGATGCGATTGTGGCTGAAGTGCGATCTCAGTATGAGGACATCGCCAACCGCAGCCGCGGTGAGGCTGAGACATGGTACAAGACCAAGTATGAAGAAATGCAGTCATCTGCAACCAAATATGGAGATGACCTCAGAGCTACCAAGACAGAAATCTCCGATCTCAACCGCATGATCCAGAGACTCACATCGGAGATCGATGCCGTCAAAGGACAGCGTGCCAACCTTGAGGCCCAGATTGCTGAGGCTGAGGAGCGTGGTGAGATGGCAGTGAAGGATGCTAAAGGCCGTATCAAGGACCTCGAGGAGGCCCTGCAGAGAGCCAAACAGGACATGGCCCGCCAGATCAGAGAATACCAGGACCTGATGAATGTCAAGCTAGCTCTGGACATTGAGATTGCAACCTACAGAAAACTcctggagggagaggaggacaGGCTGGCCAGCGGCATCAAAGCAATCAACATTTCAACACAGAGCTCAAGCTACGGTGGTATGCCTTTGGAGAGCATGAGGAGCACCTACTCCAGCGGGGTCTCCAGTGGGTTTGGCGGATACAGCGGCGGCGGTGGCTACAGTTACAGCAGTGGCAGCGGGTACAGCGGGTATGGCCCCTCAACCACCTCCCAggccaagagaaatgttgtggcagat